In Prosthecochloris sp. GSB1, the following proteins share a genomic window:
- a CDS encoding toll/interleukin-1 receptor domain-containing protein, translated as MANPEHLTILKQGVEVWNQWRVENPYFKIDLRKANLRQVNLSEAFLRGADLSEANLTVSELRGVNLIGARLSGACLEGADLSGADLSEADFHAALLNGADLSDADLIGVDLSAADLRGACLNGVDLHDAELIGTNLLNADLSGAKFCTATFRGVTLTHARCRETIFADIDLSEVIGINTVQHDGPSTIGIDTLYKSKGNIPEVFLRGCGVPDQMIEYARSLTASPIEYYSCFISYSHKDNEFAQRLHNDLQAKGVRCWFAPHDLKIGDKIRPTIDESIRIHDKLLLILSEHSVRSDWVEHEVEHALDLEMEKKRNVLFPVRVDEAVMDSKTGWAGNVRRQRHVGDFTQWKNHDAYSKAFERLLRDLAAEVS; from the coding sequence ATGGCGAATCCTGAACATTTAACGATTCTGAAACAGGGGGTCGAAGTTTGGAATCAATGGAGGGTAGAAAATCCATACTTTAAAATTGATTTAAGGAAAGCCAATCTTCGTCAGGTCAATCTCAGTGAAGCTTTTCTTCGCGGAGCAGATTTGAGTGAGGCTAATCTGACTGTGTCTGAACTGAGAGGAGTTAATCTCATCGGTGCTCGTCTTTCTGGTGCTTGCTTGGAGGGAGCTGACCTTAGTGGGGCTGATCTAAGTGAAGCCGATTTTCATGCTGCTCTTCTCAATGGAGCCGATCTAAGTGATGCTGATCTCATTGGTGTCGATCTAAGTGCGGCAGATCTCCGTGGTGCTTGTCTCAATGGGGTTGATCTTCATGATGCTGAACTCATTGGGACAAATCTCCTTAATGCTGATCTAAGTGGAGCCAAATTCTGTACAGCAACTTTTCGCGGGGTAACCCTAACGCATGCACGTTGCCGCGAGACAATTTTCGCTGATATTGATCTCAGTGAAGTGATAGGTATAAATACTGTTCAACATGACGGACCATCCACTATTGGTATTGATACATTATACAAGTCGAAAGGTAACATCCCTGAAGTATTTCTCCGTGGCTGTGGTGTGCCAGACCAGATGATCGAGTATGCAAGGTCCCTAACGGCATCACCAATCGAATACTATTCCTGCTTTATCAGCTATAGCCATAAGGATAATGAGTTTGCGCAAAGGTTGCACAACGATCTTCAGGCGAAGGGAGTGCGGTGCTGGTTTGCCCCGCATGACCTGAAGATCGGAGATAAGATCCGGCCGACTATTGATGAATCAATTCGTATACATGACAAGCTTCTTTTGATTCTCTCGGAGCATTCCGTGCGTAGCGACTGGGTGGAGCATGAGGTTGAGCATGCCTTGGATCTCGAGATGGAGAAAAAGCGGAACGTTCTTTTTCCGGTGCGGGTGGATGAGGCTGTTATGGATAGTAAGACTGGTTGGGCGGGGAACGTTCGCAGGCAGCGTCATGTCGGAGACTTTACGCAATGGAAGAATCACGATGCCTATTCGAAGGCCTTCGAGCGACTGCTAAGGGATTTGGCGGCTGAGGTGAGTTAG
- a CDS encoding DEAD/DEAH box helicase, with the protein MGFTTLDLIDPIARALREEGYAMPTPIQAEAIPHILQGSDLLGCAQTGTGKTAAFAIPVLQLLDKRKTFEKKRRIRALVVTPTRELAIQIGDSFTAYGRHTGLTNLVIFGGVGQTPQTNALRNGVDILVATPGRLLDLMGQGYLTLKDIEILVLDEADRMLDMGFIHDIRKILKALPEKKQSLFFSATMPPEIVRLAGTILKNPAKVTVTPVSSTVDTISQQVYFVDKGNKKHLLVHLLKDAAIESVLVFTRTKHGADKVVRFLQKHRIRAEAIHGNKGQNARQRALGNFRDRSTRVLVATDIAARGIDVDDLEYVINYDMSNVPETYVHRIGRTGRAGAKGTAISFCDAEEKAWLRDVEKLISKKIPEVDHHPYPLTDDIPVPAPVRQGRGGEGRSAQGRPSAKSNVKRWGATRKAR; encoded by the coding sequence ATGGGATTCACTACGTTAGATCTTATCGATCCGATCGCACGCGCATTGCGTGAGGAAGGATACGCAATGCCGACGCCGATACAGGCGGAGGCCATTCCGCACATCCTGCAGGGCAGCGACCTGCTCGGATGCGCGCAGACCGGTACGGGCAAGACGGCGGCGTTCGCCATTCCCGTGCTGCAACTGCTCGACAAGCGGAAGACCTTCGAAAAGAAACGCAGGATCAGGGCGCTCGTCGTGACGCCGACGCGCGAGCTCGCCATCCAGATCGGCGACAGCTTCACGGCCTACGGCCGCCATACGGGGCTCACGAACCTCGTGATCTTCGGCGGCGTCGGCCAGACGCCGCAGACCAACGCGCTGCGCAACGGCGTCGACATTCTCGTCGCCACGCCGGGCCGTCTGCTCGACCTGATGGGCCAGGGGTATCTGACCCTGAAGGATATCGAGATACTGGTGCTCGACGAGGCGGACCGCATGCTCGACATGGGCTTTATCCACGATATCCGCAAGATCCTCAAAGCGCTGCCCGAAAAGAAGCAGTCGCTTTTTTTCTCGGCTACCATGCCGCCCGAAATCGTGCGGCTCGCAGGCACCATCCTGAAGAACCCCGCGAAAGTGACCGTTACGCCCGTCTCCTCGACCGTGGACACGATCAGCCAGCAGGTTTACTTCGTCGACAAGGGGAACAAGAAACACCTGCTCGTGCATCTGCTGAAGGATGCGGCGATCGAGTCCGTGCTCGTCTTCACGCGCACCAAGCACGGGGCGGACAAGGTGGTGCGCTTCCTGCAGAAGCATCGTATCCGCGCAGAGGCGATCCACGGCAACAAGGGCCAGAACGCCCGGCAGCGGGCGCTCGGGAACTTCCGGGACCGCTCCACGAGGGTGCTCGTGGCTACGGATATCGCCGCGCGCGGCATCGACGTGGACGACCTGGAGTACGTGATCAACTACGATATGTCGAACGTGCCCGAGACCTACGTCCACCGCATCGGCCGGACTGGCCGGGCGGGAGCGAAGGGCACGGCCATCTCCTTCTGCGACGCGGAGGAAAAGGCCTGGCTGCGCGACGTGGAGAAACTGATCTCGAAAAAAATCCCGGAAGTCGATCATCATCCCTATCCTCTGACGGATGACATTCCTGTGCCCGCACCCGTGCGGCAGGGGAGGGGCGGCGAAGGGCGTTCCGCCCAGGGGCGGCCATCGGCGAAATCGAACGTGAAACGGTGGGGCGCAACGAGAAAGGCGCGGTGA
- a CDS encoding 6-pyruvoyl trahydropterin synthase family protein produces MIISRKIELDYGHTLPNSFSFCNQLHGHRGIVVATIEGRMIERKGDAQEGMVMDFKFLNDIMMTHIHDVLDHGFAVWKDDHEDLEFITKRNKRVVITQEPPTAECLAKWAFNQILPHLPENVTLKNLRWYETPNNWADYTGDE; encoded by the coding sequence ATGATTATTTCGAGGAAAATCGAGCTCGATTACGGCCACACGCTGCCCAACAGTTTTTCCTTCTGCAACCAGCTGCACGGCCATCGCGGCATCGTGGTCGCCACCATCGAAGGGCGCATGATCGAGCGCAAGGGCGATGCCCAGGAAGGCATGGTCATGGACTTCAAGTTCCTCAACGACATCATGATGACGCACATCCACGACGTGCTCGACCACGGCTTCGCCGTCTGGAAGGACGACCACGAGGACCTCGAATTCATCACGAAGCGCAACAAGCGCGTGGTGATCACCCAGGAGCCCCCCACGGCCGAGTGCCTCGCGAAGTGGGCCTTCAACCAGATCCTGCCCCACCTTCCGGAGAACGTCACCCTCAAAAACCTCCGCTGGTACGAAACTCCGAACAACTGGGCCGACTACACCGGCGACGAGTAG
- a CDS encoding LexA family protein translates to MKLVKIHNSSTLDFYSADVSAELALPLASSEIAAGFPSPADDHLELKLDLNRALVRHPNATFYGRVKGYSMVDAGIGEGDLLVIDKSLEPKEGDIAVCFLDGEFTVKRIGRQDGGLCLLPANEGFEPIPVTGESDFQVWGVVTYVIHKTR, encoded by the coding sequence ATGAAGCTCGTCAAAATCCATAATTCTTCGACGCTGGATTTCTATTCGGCGGACGTTTCCGCCGAACTCGCATTGCCGCTGGCCTCGTCGGAGATCGCCGCCGGGTTTCCCTCGCCGGCGGACGACCATCTCGAACTGAAGCTCGATCTGAACCGGGCACTCGTGCGCCACCCGAACGCCACCTTCTACGGCCGGGTCAAGGGCTATTCGATGGTAGACGCCGGAATCGGGGAGGGCGACCTGCTCGTGATCGACAAGTCCCTCGAACCGAAGGAGGGGGATATCGCGGTCTGCTTCCTCGACGGCGAGTTCACCGTGAAGCGCATCGGCAGGCAGGACGGCGGTCTCTGCCTGCTGCCCGCCAACGAAGGCTTCGAGCCGATTCCCGTCACCGGAGAGAGCGATTTCCAGGTATGGGGCGTCGTCACCTATGTCATCCACAAGACCCGGTAG
- a CDS encoding Y-family DNA polymerase, translated as MGRRHLCHPQDPVEGGEVFGLVDCNNFYVSCERAFNPGLLGRPVVVLSNNDGCIISRSQEAKALGLPMGAPVFRHVRLLERHRVAVFSPNFPLYGDMSARVMNTLGDLLPGIEIYSIDEAFADLGGFRHDDLPAVAGEVRSTVLRHTGIPVSIGAGRTKTLAKAANYLAKKHPARRGVCVLEARDEREALASLPVDEIWGIGRSYGRFLHGEGVGTALDFAMRSREWVRRHLHVTGARVHAELNGEPCLSLEQVRPPRKSICVSRSFGRTVKQLDELENAVGTFASKCAQKLRAEGLRASLVTVFVHTGHYERPERSSGGHLTAAMPAETRSTIDIVRCASVLLRELYRKGFGYKKAGVVLGGLAPDAASAVTPSLFGDGQDEERTAALMQALDTVNSRYGSGALRLAVESPSGWKQRQENLSPRYTSDWDDIIEVRT; from the coding sequence ATGGGGCGTCGTCACCTATGTCATCCACAAGACCCGGTAGAAGGAGGCGAGGTGTTCGGGCTGGTCGACTGCAACAACTTCTACGTTTCCTGCGAGCGGGCATTCAACCCCGGCCTGCTAGGCCGCCCGGTGGTGGTGCTCTCGAACAACGACGGGTGCATCATCTCCCGTTCCCAGGAGGCAAAGGCGCTCGGCCTGCCGATGGGAGCGCCGGTTTTCAGGCACGTCCGGCTGCTCGAACGGCACCGCGTGGCGGTCTTTTCGCCGAACTTTCCGCTTTACGGCGACATGTCGGCGAGGGTCATGAACACGCTCGGCGACCTGCTGCCGGGGATCGAGATCTATTCCATCGACGAGGCCTTCGCCGACCTGGGCGGGTTCCGGCACGACGATCTTCCGGCCGTCGCCGGAGAGGTCCGTTCGACCGTCTTGCGCCATACCGGCATTCCGGTGAGCATCGGCGCCGGTCGTACGAAGACCCTCGCCAAGGCGGCCAACTACCTGGCGAAGAAGCACCCGGCCCGCCGGGGCGTGTGCGTGCTCGAAGCCCGGGATGAGCGTGAAGCCCTTGCGTCGCTGCCCGTCGACGAGATCTGGGGGATCGGGCGGAGTTACGGGCGGTTCCTGCATGGCGAAGGCGTCGGTACGGCGCTCGACTTCGCCATGCGTTCCCGCGAATGGGTGCGGCGTCACCTGCACGTGACGGGCGCGCGGGTGCATGCCGAACTGAACGGCGAACCCTGCCTTTCCCTCGAACAGGTCCGGCCTCCGCGCAAGAGCATCTGTGTTTCACGCTCCTTTGGACGCACGGTGAAGCAGCTCGACGAACTTGAAAACGCCGTGGGCACCTTCGCCTCGAAATGCGCGCAGAAACTGCGGGCCGAAGGCCTTCGCGCCTCGCTGGTGACGGTATTCGTCCATACCGGTCACTACGAGCGTCCCGAGCGGAGTTCCGGGGGACACCTTACGGCGGCAATGCCTGCGGAGACGCGGAGCACTATCGATATCGTGCGCTGTGCCTCGGTGCTGCTCCGGGAGCTCTATCGTAAAGGGTTCGGCTACAAAAAGGCCGGGGTGGTTCTGGGCGGTCTCGCGCCCGATGCCGCATCCGCCGTGACGCCCTCGCTTTTCGGCGACGGCCAGGACGAGGAGCGGACGGCGGCCCTGATGCAAGCTCTCGATACGGTGAACTCCCGTTACGGCTCCGGCGCGCTGCGCCTCGCCGTCGAATCGCCTTCCGGATGGAAACAGCGCCAGGAAAACCTCTCGCCCCGCTACACCAGCGACTGGGACGACATCATCGAGGTAAGAACGTAG
- the cysE gene encoding serine O-acetyltransferase has product MTARDIWPVILTEAERESRNEPAMRHFLEQHILRFDGFASSLGMLLSVKLASKHFPPQVLQDLFDEFYRHEPEAVEMSVFDLKATLDRDPAAVNYFEIMLFLKGYQALQAHRLSHWLWNSGRTSMAYFLQNRMSEVFAVDIHPAAKIGKGILLDHATSVVIGETAVVEDNVSILHEVTLGGTGKESGDRHPKVRKSVLIGAGAKILGNVEIGEGAKIGAGSVVLDNVPPHYTVAGVPAQIVGRTEVPEPSMDMNQRLSESRRLD; this is encoded by the coding sequence ATGACAGCAAGGGATATATGGCCCGTCATCCTCACGGAGGCTGAACGGGAGAGTCGAAACGAGCCGGCGATGCGGCATTTCCTGGAACAGCACATCCTGCGTTTCGACGGTTTCGCGTCTTCTCTCGGCATGCTGCTTTCCGTCAAGCTCGCCTCGAAGCATTTCCCTCCGCAGGTGCTGCAGGATCTCTTCGACGAGTTCTATCGGCACGAGCCCGAGGCGGTAGAAATGAGCGTGTTCGACCTGAAAGCCACACTCGATCGCGATCCCGCGGCCGTGAACTATTTCGAGATCATGCTCTTTCTCAAGGGATACCAGGCCCTGCAGGCCCACCGCCTGTCTCACTGGCTCTGGAACAGCGGGCGCACCTCCATGGCCTATTTCCTGCAGAACCGGATGTCCGAGGTGTTCGCGGTCGATATCCATCCGGCGGCGAAGATCGGCAAGGGTATTCTGCTCGATCACGCCACCAGCGTGGTGATCGGTGAAACCGCCGTGGTGGAGGACAACGTTTCCATCCTGCACGAGGTGACGCTCGGAGGCACGGGCAAGGAATCCGGCGACCGCCATCCAAAGGTCCGCAAGTCGGTGCTGATCGGAGCCGGGGCGAAAATCCTCGGCAATGTCGAGATAGGGGAGGGGGCCAAGATCGGCGCGGGCAGCGTGGTGCTCGACAACGTGCCGCCGCATTACACCGTCGCGGGCGTTCCGGCCCAGATCGTGGGTCGGACCGAGGTGCCCGAGCCGTCCATGGACATGAACCAGCGCCTGAGCGAAAGCCGGCGGCTGGATTGA
- the aroC gene encoding chorismate synthase, protein MIRYFTAGESHGPALSAIIEGLPAGLDIAPEDINDELARRQQGYGRGGRMKIETDRAEVLSGIRFGKTIGSPVTLQIENRDWKNWTVKMARFGNPAEDVAAITVPRPGHADLSGMIKYGFEDIRPVIERASARETAARVAACSLAKAFLRSAGIEIGSYVSAIGPAGENAPSPRLAELLATGAAALSRAADESCVRMLEKDDETAAVAAIDKAKEEGDTLGGIIEIFITGVPMGLGSYVQHDRRLDAELAAALVSIQAVKGVEIGPAFENARKPGSQVHDEYFPAKDRTPVRRTNRAGGIEGSMSNDQTIHLRAAMKPIATLMTPLHSFDMTSMDAHLSHIERSDTCAVPACSVIAEAVVAPVMANALLRKTGGDHMREILERLEAYRKEIVERFGG, encoded by the coding sequence ATGATACGATACTTCACAGCCGGCGAATCGCACGGCCCGGCACTTTCGGCCATCATCGAGGGGCTGCCCGCCGGGCTCGACATCGCCCCCGAAGACATCAACGACGAACTCGCCCGCCGCCAGCAGGGATACGGACGCGGCGGACGCATGAAAATCGAGACCGACAGGGCAGAGGTGCTTTCCGGCATCCGGTTCGGCAAGACCATCGGCTCGCCGGTGACCCTGCAGATAGAAAACCGGGACTGGAAAAACTGGACGGTGAAAATGGCCCGGTTCGGCAATCCCGCGGAGGATGTAGCGGCGATCACCGTGCCGAGGCCTGGCCACGCCGACCTCAGCGGCATGATCAAGTACGGCTTCGAGGATATCCGCCCGGTCATAGAACGGGCCTCCGCCCGCGAAACCGCCGCCAGGGTTGCCGCCTGTTCGCTGGCAAAAGCATTCCTGCGCTCGGCGGGCATTGAAATCGGCAGCTACGTTTCGGCGATAGGCCCCGCCGGTGAAAACGCCCCGTCGCCCCGCCTCGCTGAACTGCTTGCCACGGGAGCCGCCGCGCTTTCCAGGGCCGCCGACGAATCCTGCGTCCGCATGCTGGAAAAAGACGACGAAACGGCCGCCGTGGCCGCCATCGACAAGGCGAAAGAGGAGGGCGACACGCTCGGCGGCATCATAGAGATCTTCATTACCGGCGTACCGATGGGACTCGGTTCCTACGTACAGCACGACCGCAGGCTCGACGCGGAACTCGCGGCCGCGCTCGTCTCCATCCAGGCCGTCAAGGGCGTCGAGATCGGCCCGGCCTTCGAGAATGCAAGAAAACCCGGTTCACAGGTGCACGACGAGTATTTCCCCGCCAAGGATCGCACGCCCGTCCGCAGGACCAACCGCGCGGGAGGGATCGAAGGAAGCATGTCGAACGACCAGACGATCCACCTGCGTGCGGCCATGAAACCGATCGCCACGCTGATGACCCCGCTGCACTCTTTCGACATGACCTCGATGGACGCGCATCTCTCGCACATCGAACGCAGCGACACCTGCGCCGTGCCCGCCTGCAGCGTGATCGCCGAAGCGGTCGTCGCTCCGGTCATGGCCAACGCGCTGCTGCGCAAGACGGGCGGCGACCATATGCGGGAAATTCTCGAACGACTGGAAGCCTACAGGAAGGAAATCGTTGAACGGTTCGGCGGCTGA
- the hemB gene encoding porphobilinogen synthase: MSQTDLLNIVNRPRRLRRTPAIRSLVRENTLTKSDLVSPLFVCPGTNVREEVPSMPGSFRFSIDNAVKECKELWDLGIQAIDLFGIPEEKTEDGREAYNDDGIIQRALRAIKEAVPDLYIMTDVALDPFTPFGHDGLVRNGIILNDETVEVLCKMSVSHAKAGADMVSPSDMMDGRIGAIREALDDAGHSDVGILSYAAKYSSSFYGPFRDALHSAPQFGDKSTYQMDPANTAEAMKEIELDIMEGADIVMIKPGLAYLDIVYKTKERFDVPVAVYHVSGEYSMVMAAAEKGWIDGDRVMMESLVAMKRAGADIIFTYYAKEAAKKLS, encoded by the coding sequence ATGAGCCAGACAGATTTACTCAATATCGTCAACCGCCCGAGAAGACTTCGCAGAACCCCGGCAATCAGGAGCCTCGTTCGGGAAAACACCCTTACCAAAAGCGACCTTGTCTCGCCCCTGTTCGTCTGTCCCGGAACAAACGTCAGGGAAGAGGTTCCGTCGATGCCCGGAAGCTTCCGATTCTCCATCGACAACGCCGTGAAGGAATGCAAGGAACTCTGGGACCTCGGGATTCAGGCGATCGATCTGTTCGGCATTCCGGAAGAAAAAACCGAGGACGGCCGCGAAGCCTATAACGACGACGGCATCATCCAGCGCGCGCTGCGCGCCATCAAGGAGGCCGTTCCGGATCTCTACATCATGACCGACGTCGCGCTTGATCCCTTCACGCCCTTCGGCCACGACGGCCTCGTCAGGAACGGTATCATCCTGAACGACGAAACCGTCGAGGTGCTCTGCAAGATGTCCGTCTCGCACGCGAAAGCCGGCGCGGACATGGTCTCTCCGAGCGACATGATGGACGGACGCATCGGGGCCATCCGCGAAGCGCTTGACGACGCTGGCCATTCGGACGTGGGCATTCTCTCCTATGCAGCCAAATACTCGTCGAGCTTCTACGGTCCGTTCCGCGACGCCCTTCATTCCGCGCCCCAGTTCGGCGACAAGTCGACCTACCAGATGGACCCGGCCAACACCGCCGAAGCCATGAAGGAGATCGAACTCGACATCATGGAAGGCGCTGACATCGTGATGATCAAGCCGGGCCTCGCCTACCTCGATATCGTCTACAAAACCAAGGAGCGCTTCGACGTCCCCGTCGCCGTGTACCATGTATCAGGCGAATACTCGATGGTCATGGCCGCCGCCGAGAAAGGCTGGATCGACGGAGACCGGGTGATGATGGAATCCCTGGTCGCCATGAAACGCGCCGGCGCGGACATCATCTTCACCTACTACGCCAAGGAAGCCGCGAAAAAGCTCTCCTGA
- a CDS encoding AfsA-related hotdog domain-containing protein has protein sequence MSKESCNRIFSRIPVGASYVLYFDGDELPVGINGLVKVRVPSFDVLRRYLGILGDSAAIYVSENYHAGNPHIAERLDSLDFVRDRDAVLREVRPEDFHGLVNVLPLNVGALAQTHLALQEKDQEPPSIEQHFVHKLKPQNVLVSRPLFSGGFLYFNMYHQSGEIVFDHNSDHVQGMLVLEAMRQAAIATTHLSGNLPIGGTIALLSYNFNFYNFMEKGTPIIIRCYTPVSLENQVRNAEVFVCCQVFQWGKMSASSFLRGTAFPDRSKYSDYRRRTKKVHERDKKQYEMKMSEILDPVKA, from the coding sequence TTGAGCAAAGAAAGCTGTAACCGTATCTTTTCGAGGATACCTGTCGGTGCGTCATACGTTCTCTATTTCGACGGCGATGAGTTGCCGGTAGGGATCAATGGCCTCGTAAAGGTTCGTGTCCCGTCATTCGATGTTCTTCGCCGATATCTCGGTATCCTCGGAGACTCAGCGGCGATTTACGTTTCAGAAAATTACCATGCGGGCAATCCACATATTGCGGAGCGCCTGGACTCGCTGGATTTCGTGCGGGACAGGGACGCCGTTCTTCGCGAGGTCCGTCCGGAGGATTTTCACGGTCTCGTGAACGTTCTTCCGCTGAATGTCGGCGCTCTGGCTCAAACACACCTCGCGCTTCAGGAGAAAGATCAGGAGCCGCCTTCCATAGAACAGCATTTCGTGCACAAGCTCAAGCCGCAGAATGTGCTCGTTTCCCGTCCGCTGTTCTCGGGCGGCTTTCTTTACTTCAACATGTACCACCAGTCCGGGGAGATCGTATTCGATCATAATTCCGATCATGTCCAGGGAATGCTCGTTCTCGAGGCCATGCGCCAGGCTGCGATCGCAACCACTCATCTTTCGGGAAACCTGCCCATCGGCGGAACAATCGCCCTGCTTTCCTACAACTTCAATTTCTATAATTTCATGGAGAAGGGAACACCGATAATCATCAGGTGTTACACGCCGGTTTCCCTGGAAAATCAGGTGCGTAACGCGGAGGTTTTCGTCTGTTGCCAGGTGTTCCAGTGGGGGAAGATGTCGGCCAGCAGCTTTTTGAGAGGCACGGCGTTTCCCGACAGGTCGAAATATTCCGATTATCGCCGAAGGACCAAAAAGGTGCACGAGAGGGACAAAAAGCAGTATGAGATGAAAATGTCCGAAATTCTCGATCCCGTCAAGGCGTAG
- a CDS encoding FAD-dependent oxidoreductase, which yields MSRIAIIGGGISGIAAAYYCNRKGIGADIFEAGATIGGRIGSERLGERYVDFGGKNIGRKYRRFRSFVKHCGDMRFEDFGFNTSQIVDGRLIRIAKDRSLAFTLMNVAYLSGVRGFLKLFPLFRAVGSRYGEGVLNSDFFNRIAERYDRDPLSVFFGERCSKYVIRPLTVRMNGAEPEECFPGNFGSNLALALDSYEQLEEGMSGLLNAFLSRGKENRIFSCRKVERVVPGQDGSRVAIECRGENGRERYVYDRVLVALPAVQAVPLFESSIPELAALLGRIQYYPVAVAVVRYGGDVFRSDQRAMVFDRTSPLSNAGAYGRNDLDLVRYTLSGVTARRIIAPETPPEEAVGIAENITAPYFRLKGNRREGFVYKYLDPGLCAYSSYHYKTIQTIGNVLDGYPGIGMTGDYWRGASIEACFRAAEESLEKMVSSVPGE from the coding sequence ATGTCCAGAATCGCGATCATCGGCGGCGGTATTTCCGGTATTGCCGCGGCATACTATTGTAATCGGAAAGGTATCGGCGCCGATATTTTCGAGGCCGGCGCCACGATCGGCGGCAGGATCGGCAGCGAGCGGCTCGGCGAGAGGTACGTGGATTTCGGCGGCAAGAACATCGGCAGAAAATACCGGCGGTTCCGTTCTTTTGTGAAGCATTGCGGGGATATGCGCTTCGAGGATTTCGGGTTCAATACTTCCCAGATCGTTGACGGACGGCTGATCAGGATTGCAAAGGACCGGTCCCTGGCGTTCACGTTGATGAACGTCGCCTATCTGAGCGGTGTCCGCGGGTTCCTGAAACTTTTCCCCCTTTTCAGGGCCGTCGGTTCCAGATACGGGGAGGGGGTGTTGAACAGCGACTTCTTTAACAGGATTGCCGAGAGGTACGATCGTGACCCTCTGAGTGTTTTTTTTGGCGAACGTTGTTCGAAATATGTCATCCGGCCGCTTACGGTAAGGATGAACGGCGCCGAACCCGAAGAATGCTTTCCCGGAAATTTCGGATCCAATCTGGCTCTTGCGCTAGACAGTTACGAGCAGTTGGAGGAGGGAATGTCCGGACTTTTGAACGCGTTCTTGTCGCGGGGGAAAGAAAACAGGATCTTTTCCTGCAGGAAGGTCGAACGCGTTGTTCCCGGGCAGGACGGTTCGCGTGTGGCGATAGAGTGTCGCGGCGAAAACGGCCGCGAGCGATATGTATACGACAGGGTGCTTGTCGCGCTGCCTGCTGTGCAGGCGGTTCCTCTTTTCGAATCGTCGATACCCGAGCTTGCCGCACTGCTCGGCCGGATACAATACTATCCCGTTGCTGTTGCGGTCGTTCGCTACGGCGGTGATGTGTTTCGGAGCGATCAGCGTGCAATGGTTTTTGATCGCACCTCGCCTCTGAGCAATGCGGGAGCGTATGGCAGAAACGACCTTGATCTCGTTCGCTATACCCTGAGCGGCGTGACCGCCAGAAGGATTATCGCTCCGGAAACACCTCCGGAAGAGGCTGTCGGGATAGCCGAAAACATAACCGCTCCGTATTTCAGGCTCAAAGGAAACCGCAGGGAGGGCTTTGTGTACAAGTATCTCGATCCGGGGTTATGTGCTTACTCTTCCTATCATTACAAGACGATTCAAACGATCGGCAATGTGCTCGACGGATATCCGGGAATCGGCATGACCGGCGATTACTGGAGAGGAGCGTCGATCGAGGCCTGTTTCAGGGCGGCTGAAGAATCGCTTGAAAAAATGGTGTCGTCCGTTCCCGGAGAATGA